A part of Carassius carassius chromosome 32, fCarCar2.1, whole genome shotgun sequence genomic DNA contains:
- the LOC132112336 gene encoding cytochrome P450 1B1-like yields MALTEAEFESSSIMKEWSGQVQPALIASFIILFFLEACLWVRNLTLKKRLPGPFAWPLVGNAMQLGQMPHITFSKLAKKYGNVYQIRLGRSDIVVLNGDAAIRKALIEHSTEFAGRPNFLSFQMISGGRSMAFSSYSKQWKEHRKVAQSTLRAFSLANTQTKQTFEQHVVGEAMDLVQKFLRLCADGRHFNPSHEFSVAAANVICALCFGKRYGHDDPEFRTLLKRVEKFGETVGAGSLVDVMPWLQSFPNPVRSVYQNFKLINEEFFAYVKDKVMQHRDTYDPAVTRDMSDAIIGVIEHGKESMLTKDFVESTVTDLIGAGQDTVSTVMQWILLLLVKYPSIQTKLQEQIDKVVGRDRLPSIEDKSNLAYLDAFIYETMRYTSFVPVTIPHSTTADVTIEGLHIPKDTVVFINQWSVNHDPQKWQDPHIFNPSRFLDETGALDKDLTNSVMIFSIGKRRCIGDQIAKVEVFLFSAILLHQCSFDSNPSQDLSMDCSYGLALKPLHYTISAKLRGKLFGLVSPA; encoded by the coding sequence ATGGCTCTGACTGAAGCTGAGTTTGAGAGCAGCAGCATCATGAAGGAATGGAGCGGACAGGTTCAGCCGGCTTTGATAGCATCCTTCATCATCCTCTTCTTCCTGGAGGCCTGTCTTTGGGTCAGGAACCTCACTCTCAAGAAAAGGCTTCCAGGCCCGTTCGCATGGCCCTTAGTGGGCAACGCCATGCAGCTGGGACAAATGCCACACATCACCTTCTCCAAGCTGGCAAAGAAGTACGGAAACGTCTACCAGATCAGACTCGGGCGAAGCGACATTGTGGTTCTGAATGGAGACGCGGCTATACGCAAGGCACTCATTGAACACAGCACTGAATTTGCCGGGAGGCCAAACTTTCTGTCTTTTCAGATGATCTCCGGCGGACGGAGCATGGCGTTCAGCAGTTACAGCAAACAGTGGAAGGAGCATCGCAAAGTAGCTCAATCGACTTTAAGAGCATTCTCGTTAGCCAACACTCAAACCAAACAGACATTCGAACAACACGTTGTAGGTGAAGCCATGGATCTGGTCCAGAAGTTTCTGAGGCTCTGCGCCGACGGACGACACTTCAATCCTTCGCACGAATTCTCCGTCGCCGCCGCAAACGTCATCTGCGCGCTCTGCTTTGGGAAACGCTATGGCCATGACGATCCCGAGTTCAGGACTCTCCTGAAAAGAGTGGAGAAGTTTGGCGAAACTGTTGGCGCTGGAAGCCTGGTGGATGTTATGCCTTGGCTGCAGTCGTTTCCCAATCCGGTCCGAAGCGTTTATCAAAACTTCAAGCTCATTAATGAAGAGTTCTTCGCTTATGTGAAGGACAAAGTGATGCAGCACAGAGACACCTATGACCCTGCGGTCACCCGTGACATGAGCGATGCAATCATTGGCGTAATTGAGCACGGGAAAGAGAGCATGCTAACTAAAGACTTTGTTGAGTCTACGGTCACTGATTTAATTGGTGCAGGACAAGACACGGTGTCTACAGTCATGCAATGGATACTTCTGCTTTTAGTCAAATACCCATCAATCCAAACCAAACTCCAAGAGCAGATTGATAAAGTAGTAGGTCGTGACAGACTTCCATCAATAGAAGACAAGAGCAACCTGGCCTACCTGGACGCCTTCATCTACGAAACCATGCGCTACACCAGCTTCGTCCCCGTCACCATACCACACTCCACAACCGCAGACGTCACCATCGAAGGTCTCCACATCCCCAAAGACACCGTGGTGTTCATCAACCAATGGTCCGTCAACCACGACCCTCAAAAGTGGCAGGATCCTCACATCTTCAACCCGTCGAGATTCCTGGACGAGACCGGAGCTCTGGATAAAGACCTGACCAACAGCGTGATGATCTTCTCTATCGGGAAGAGACGATGCATCGGCGATCAGATCGCCAAAGTGGAGGTTTTTCTGTTCTCTGCCATCCTTTTGCACCAGTGTTCGTTTGACAGCAACCCCTCTCAGGATCTCTCCATGGACTGCTCGTATGGTTTAGCACTGAAGCCGCTCCATTACACAATCTCAGCAAAGCTCAGAGGAAAACTGTTTGGCTTGGTATCACCAGCATga
- the LOC132112337 gene encoding cytochrome P450 1B1-like has product MAISDTEFGMEGSSILKEWSGQIQPALIASFIFLCCLEACLWVRNLTLKKRLPGPFAWPLVGNAMQLGQMPHITFSKLAKKYGNVYQIRLGRSDIVVLNGDAAIRKALIEHSTEFAGRPNFLSFQMISGGRSMVFSSYSKQWKEHRKVAQSTLRAFSLANTQTKQTFEQHVVGEAMDLVQKFLRLGADGRHFNPSHEFTVAAANVICALCFGKRYGHDDPEFRTLLKRVEKFGETVGAGSLVDVMPWLQSFPNPVRSVYQNFKLINEEFFAYVKDKVMQHRDTYDPAVTRDMSDAIIGVIEHGKESMLTKDFVESTVTDLIGAGQDTVSTVMQWILLLLVKYPSIQTKLQEQIDKVVGRDRLPSIEDKSNLTYLDAFIYETMRYTSFVPVTIPHSTTADVTIEGLHIPKDTVVFINQWSVNHDPQKWQDPHIFNPSRFLDETGALDKDLTNSVMIFSIGKRRCIGDQIAKVEVFLFSAMLIHQLTFENDPSQDLSLNCSYGLTLKPFDYKISAKPRGSIFNEE; this is encoded by the coding sequence ATGGCAATTTCAGACACAGAATTCGGCATGGAGGGCAGTAGCATCCTTAAGGAATGGAGCGGACAAATCCAGCCAGCCCTCATTGCATCTTTCATCTTCCTCTGCTGTCTGGAGGCCTGTCTTTGGGTCAGGAACCTCACTCTCAAGAAAAGGCTTCCAGGCCCGTTCGCATGGCCCTTAGTGGGCAACGCCATGCAGCTGGGACAAATGCCACACATCACCTTCTCCAAGCTGGCAAAGAAGTACGGAAACGTCTACCAGATCAGACTCGGGCGAAGCGACATTGTGGTTCTGAATGGAGACGCGGCTATACGCAAGGCACTCATTGAACACAGCACTGAATTTGCCGGGAGGCCAAACTTTCTGTCTTTTCAGATGATCTCCGGCGGACGGAGCATGGTGTTCAGCAGTTACAGCAAACAGTGGAAGGAGCATCGCAAAGTAGCTCAATCGACTTTAAGAGCATTCTCGTTAGCCAACACTCAAACCAAACAGACATTCGAACAACACGTTGTAGGTGAAGCCATGGATCTGGTCCAGAAGTTTCTGAGGCTCGGCGCAGACGGACGACACTTCAATCCTTCGCACGAATTCACCGTCGCCGCCGCAAACGTCATCTGCGCGCTCTGCTTTGGGAAACGCTATGGCCATGACGATCCCGAGTTCAGGACTCTCCTGAAAAGAGTGGAGAAGTTTGGCGAAACTGTTGGCGCTGGAAGCCTGGTGGATGTTATGCCTTGGCTGCAGTCGTTTCCCAATCCGGTCCGAAGCGTTTATCAAAACTTCAAGCTCATTAATGAAGAGTTCTTCGCTTATGTGAAGGACAAAGTGATGCAGCACAGAGACACCTATGACCCTGCGGTCACCCGTGACATGAGCGATGCAATCATTGGCGTAATTGAGCACGGGAAAGAGAGCATGCTGACTAAAGACTTTGTTGAGTCTACGGTCACTGATTTAATTGGTGCAGGACAAGACACGGTGTCTACAGTCATGCAATGGATACTTCTGCTTTTAGTCAAATACCCATCAATCCAAACCAAACTCCAAGAGCAGATTGATAAAGTAGTAGGTCGTGACAGACTTCCATCAATAGAAGACAAGAGCAACCTGACCTACCTGGACGCCTTCATCTACGAAACCATGCGCTACACCAGCTTCGTCCCCGTCACCATACCACACTCCACAACCGCAGACGTCACCATCGAAGGTCTCCACATCCCCAAAGACACCGTGGTGTTCATCAACCAATGGTCCGTCAACCACGACCCTCAAAAGTGGCAGGATCCTCATATCTTCAACCCGTCGAGATTCCTGGACGAGACCGGAGCTCTGGATAAAGACCTGACCAACAGCGTGATGATCTTCTCTATCGGGAAGAGACGATGCATCGGCGATCAGATCGCCAAAGTGGAGGTTTTTCTGTTCTCTGCCATGTTAATCCACCAACTAACCTTTGAGAACGACCCATCACAGGACTTGAGTTTAAACTGCTCTTATGGGTTAACACTGAAGCCATTTGATTATAAAATCTCTGCCAAACCCAGAGGAAGCATATTTAATGAAgaataa
- the gchfr gene encoding GTP cyclohydrolase 1 feedback regulatory protein isoform X2, which produces MPYILISTQIRLTGPTMVGDEYSDPSIMDYLGARKTTMLGNNFSEYHVDEPPRLVLDKLEQIGFRVVSMTGVGQTLVWCLYKETSDSL; this is translated from the exons ATGCCGTACATCCTCATCAGCACACAGATCAGACTG ACGGGGCCCACAATGGTCGGTGACGAATATTCCGATCCATCCATCATGGACTACCTCGGAGCCCGGAAAACAACCATGCTGGGAAACAACTT CTCCGAGTATCACGTGGACGAACCGCCGAGACTCGTCTTGGACAAACTGGAACAGATTGGGTTCAGAGTGGTCAGCATGACAGGAGTCGGTCAGACGCTGGTCTGGTGTCTCTATAAAGAGACGAGTGACTCGCTGTGA
- the gchfr gene encoding GTP cyclohydrolase 1 feedback regulatory protein isoform X1, whose amino-acid sequence MPYILISTQIRLETGPTMVGDEYSDPSIMDYLGARKTTMLGNNFSEYHVDEPPRLVLDKLEQIGFRVVSMTGVGQTLVWCLYKETSDSL is encoded by the exons ATGCCGTACATCCTCATCAGCACACAGATCAGACTG GAGACGGGGCCCACAATGGTCGGTGACGAATATTCCGATCCATCCATCATGGACTACCTCGGAGCCCGGAAAACAACCATGCTGGGAAACAACTT CTCCGAGTATCACGTGGACGAACCGCCGAGACTCGTCTTGGACAAACTGGAACAGATTGGGTTCAGAGTGGTCAGCATGACAGGAGTCGGTCAGACGCTGGTCTGGTGTCTCTATAAAGAGACGAGTGACTCGCTGTGA